From the genome of Ziziphus jujuba cultivar Dongzao chromosome 6, ASM3175591v1, one region includes:
- the LOC107431055 gene encoding abscisic acid receptor PYL4, with translation MPPNPPRSSVLVHRINSTTTTTTTSTTSSTTGSNTVMQCQKELRKRSPLPEAVARHHTHDVGPNQCYSAVIQEIAAPVSTVWSVVRRFDNPQAYKHFVKSCNVIVGDGDVGTLREVHVISGLPANSSTERLEILDDERHVISFSMVGGDHRLSNYRSVTTLHASPSGNGTVVVESYVVDVPPGNSKDDTCMFVDTIVGCNLQSLAQIAENQARRIGNKSSK, from the coding sequence ATGCCACCGAACCCGCCAAGATCCTCGGTTTTGGTACATCGAATCAACAGCACcaccacaacaacaacaacaagcaCCACCTCTAGCACCACAGGTTCCAACACGGTCATGCAGTGCCAGAAGGAGCTAAGAAAGAGAAGCCCACTGCCCGAGGCGGTGGCTCGCCATCACACGCACGACGTGGGACCCAACCAGTGCTACTCAGCTGTGATCCAGGAGATCGCCGCTCCGGTCTCCACAGTCTGGTCGGTGGTCCGGCGGTTCGACAATCCGCAGGCGTACAAACACTTCGTCAAGAGCTGCAACGTCATAGTCGGCGACGGCGATGTGGGTACCCTCCGTGAGGTCCACGTCATCTCGGGTTTGCCGGCTAACAGCAGCACGGAGAGGCTCGAGATCCTAGACGACGAGCGTCACGTTATCAGCTTCAGTATGGTCGGTGGGGACCACCGTCTGTCCAACTACCGCTCCGTCACTACCCTCCACGCGTCTCCTTCTGGGAACGGCACCGTCGTTGTGGAATCGTATGTGGTGGATGTACCGCCGGGGAACAGCAAGGACGACACGTGTATGTTCGTGGACACCATTGTTGGGTGCAATTTACAGTCGCTTGCTCAGATCGCCGAGAATCAAGCCAGACGCATTGGCAATAAATCATCCAAATGA